In Thermococcus sp., a genomic segment contains:
- a CDS encoding RAD55 family ATPase, whose amino-acid sequence MRASERVRTGIPGFDELIEGGFIPGKAYLVTGPPGSGKTTFAMQFLVEGARNGERVAYISLVHNPEEVVKDFERFDPEVRDHIARGNLILYDLGKELWGSTAKPPQWSSVMFRIKDLAREAKISRLAIDPLTAIDFPTTDPAEKRAELATFLRTIESLGITSILVAEFTELDRYTEEHYLVDGVIMLHYYLDGVKMVRAIQVLKMRRTNHETRMYRVEFGSRGLSIRGPLI is encoded by the coding sequence ATGAGAGCCAGCGAGAGGGTTCGCACCGGAATTCCTGGCTTTGATGAGCTCATCGAGGGGGGCTTTATTCCAGGAAAGGCCTACCTCGTTACTGGGCCTCCTGGAAGCGGAAAGACAACTTTCGCCATGCAGTTTTTGGTTGAGGGGGCTAGGAACGGCGAGAGAGTGGCTTACATCTCACTCGTTCACAACCCTGAGGAGGTCGTCAAGGACTTCGAGCGCTTTGACCCCGAGGTCAGGGACCACATAGCCCGCGGGAACCTCATTCTCTATGACCTTGGAAAGGAACTTTGGGGCTCGACCGCCAAGCCACCCCAGTGGAGTAGCGTCATGTTCAGGATAAAGGATTTGGCGAGGGAAGCCAAAATTTCGCGTCTCGCTATAGACCCTCTGACTGCCATAGACTTTCCGACGACCGACCCAGCTGAGAAGAGGGCGGAACTGGCAACGTTTTTGAGGACGATTGAGAGCCTTGGCATAACGAGCATTCTCGTTGCAGAGTTCACTGAGCTCGACCGCTATACCGAGGAGCACTACCTCGTTGACGGCGTCATAATGCTTCACTACTACCTCGATGGCGTTAAAATGGTTAGGGCTATCCAGGTTCTCAAGATGCGCAGGACCAACCACGAGACGAGAATGTATCGTGTTGAATTTGGCTCACGGGGACTCTCTATCAGGGGGCCGCTAATATGA
- a CDS encoding methyltransferase domain-containing protein, protein MDAYFLTSPDARRLLLFNGPVKLNLDLRKTNRTWMIDRDGNEFVFPDGTRVPKEVIEKIARDDKSVYFIKNGRVYKAAITGKGFYKLVPTIPPTIEINGIRMHRTKEVNPLQDTRNKVNTVKPKEGETVLDTCMGLGYTAIEASKRGAYVITIEKDPNVIELARINPWSRELFTGGKIQIILGDAFEVVRKFNDESFDVVIHDPPRFSLAGQLYSEEFYRELFRILKPGGRLFHYVGNPGRKYRRKDLQKGVMKRLRKAGFVGVKRVEEALGVVARKPSIIREQSP, encoded by the coding sequence ATGGATGCGTACTTTTTAACGTCCCCGGATGCGAGAAGACTCCTGCTTTTCAATGGCCCTGTAAAGCTCAACCTCGACCTCAGGAAGACCAACAGAACGTGGATGATAGATAGGGATGGAAACGAGTTCGTATTCCCAGACGGCACGAGGGTTCCGAAGGAGGTAATCGAAAAAATAGCGAGGGACGATAAGAGCGTGTACTTCATCAAAAACGGGAGAGTTTACAAGGCGGCGATAACGGGTAAGGGTTTCTACAAGCTCGTCCCGACGATTCCGCCGACGATAGAGATAAACGGCATAAGGATGCATCGCACGAAGGAGGTAAACCCCCTTCAGGACACGAGGAACAAAGTGAACACGGTGAAGCCGAAGGAAGGTGAAACGGTTCTGGACACCTGCATGGGGCTGGGTTACACTGCTATAGAGGCCTCAAAGCGGGGGGCGTACGTTATAACTATTGAAAAGGACCCCAACGTGATTGAACTCGCGAGAATAAACCCGTGGAGCAGGGAGCTCTTCACAGGTGGAAAGATACAGATTATCCTGGGAGACGCCTTTGAGGTTGTAAGGAAGTTCAACGATGAGAGCTTTGACGTGGTAATCCACGACCCACCGCGCTTCTCGCTGGCTGGACAGCTCTATTCGGAGGAGTTCTACCGCGAGCTTTTCAGGATTTTAAAGCCCGGAGGAAGGCTTTTCCACTACGTCGGCAACCCGGGGAGGAAATACAGAAGGAAAGACCTGCAAAAAGGCGTTATGAAACGCCTCAGGAAGGCAGGCTTCGTTGGAGTTAAGCGCGTTGAGGAAGCCCTCGGCGTTGTGGCGAGGAAACCTTCCATCATACGAGAACAAAGCCCCTAA